The proteins below are encoded in one region of Enhydrobacter sp.:
- a CDS encoding threonine aldolase family protein — MQNRFIDLYSDTKTKPSPGMRKAMAEAEVGDEQKFEDPTVERLRERVCELLGKEDSVFLPSGTMANQIAIRVHCRLGDEVIADRTAHIFNSESGGPAANAGVMIRTVEGAHGVFTGDQLKAALRDPAIRNAPRSRLVSVENTSNGGFGTVWPLDTLKGVTKVGRAAGVAMHMDGARLANACVKSGTRPSDYAACVDSLWLDYTKGLGAPVGATLAGSKEFIREAWRQKQMLGGSMRQSGIIAAAALWALDHNWNRLAEDHANAQRLAEGIANIKGLEIDVPRMETNLVFFEVRKQGWTAAKLVDACRKRGVGLGASTATRIRAVTHLDVTRTDIDTALAVINEVMAA; from the coding sequence ATGCAAAACCGCTTCATCGATCTCTACAGCGATACCAAGACCAAGCCCTCGCCCGGCATGCGAAAGGCGATGGCCGAGGCGGAGGTGGGCGACGAGCAGAAGTTCGAGGACCCCACCGTCGAGCGCCTGCGCGAGCGCGTCTGCGAGCTCCTGGGCAAGGAGGACTCGGTGTTCCTGCCGAGCGGGACGATGGCCAACCAGATCGCGATCCGCGTGCACTGCCGGCTGGGCGACGAGGTGATCGCCGACCGCACCGCGCACATCTTCAATTCGGAGTCGGGCGGACCGGCGGCGAACGCCGGCGTGATGATCCGCACCGTCGAGGGCGCGCACGGCGTCTTCACCGGCGACCAGCTCAAGGCGGCGCTGCGCGATCCCGCCATCCGCAACGCGCCGCGCTCGCGTCTGGTCTCGGTCGAGAACACCTCGAACGGCGGCTTCGGCACGGTCTGGCCGCTCGACACCCTGAAAGGCGTGACCAAGGTGGGCCGAGCCGCCGGCGTGGCCATGCACATGGACGGCGCGCGGCTCGCCAATGCCTGCGTGAAATCGGGCACGCGCCCGAGCGACTACGCCGCCTGCGTCGACTCGCTCTGGCTCGACTACACCAAGGGGCTGGGCGCGCCGGTCGGCGCGACCCTCGCCGGCTCGAAGGAGTTCATCAGGGAGGCGTGGCGGCAGAAGCAGATGCTGGGCGGCTCGATGCGCCAGTCGGGCATCATCGCCGCCGCTGCCCTGTGGGCGCTCGACCACAACTGGAATCGCCTCGCCGAGGACCACGCGAATGCGCAGCGCCTCGCCGAAGGCATCGCCAACATCAAGGGGCTCGAGATCGACGTGCCGCGCATGGAGACCAACCTCGTCTTCTTCGAGGTGAGGAAGCAGGGCTGGACGGCGGCCAAGCTGGTCGATGCCTGCCGCAAGCGCGGCGTCGGCCTCGGCGCCAGCACCGCGACCCGCATCCGCGCCGTCACCCACCTCGACGTCACCCGCACCGACATCGACACGGCGCTCGCGGTGATCAACGAGGTGATGGCGGCGTGA